From one Catenuloplanes nepalensis genomic stretch:
- a CDS encoding multifunctional oxoglutarate decarboxylase/oxoglutarate dehydrogenase thiamine pyrophosphate-binding subunit/dihydrolipoyllysine-residue succinyltransferase subunit, which produces MSTQQTSQDNPLAGFGPNEWIVEEMYQRYLADPTSVDPAWHDFFADYKPTADAGSIATPAEATAASGAGSAARAGTDAPAAKKDAPKPAAKPQPKAAPKPEAKAPAKKEPKTVTPGTAPLRGIAAKIVQNMEASLAVPTATSVRAVPAKLLVDNRIVINNHLARGRGGKVSFTHLIGYALVKALALHPEMNNNYVETNGKPTIVTPEHVNLGIAIDLAKPDGSRSLVVPSVKGCENLDFRGFWQAYEEIVRRARRNELTMEDHSGATVSLTNPGGIGTVHSMPRLTVGQGAIIGVGAMEYPAPYAGMSDETLTELGVSKVITLTSTYDHRIIQGAQSGEFLKVMHELLLGEHGFYDEIFTALRVPYEPVRWVRDVARTSEGQIDKAARVVELIHAYRVRGHLMADTDPLEFEIRRHPDLDVLEHGLTLWDLDRQFPVGGFAGKQKMKLRDVLGVLRDSYCRRVGIEYMHIMDPEERRWVQERIEIRYEKPSPEEQKHILNRLNAAEAFETFLQTKFVGQKRFSLEGGESLIPLLDEILQASAENQLDEVVIGMAHRGRLNVLANIVGKPYEKIFSEFEGHLDPKSAHGSGDVKYHLGMTGKFTTPDGEFGTTVSVTANPSHLEAVDPVLEGIVRAKQDRLNLGLEGYTVLPLMVHGDAAFAGQGVVAETLNLSQLRGYRTGGTVHVVVNNQVGFTTAPEYSRSSLYSTDVARMIQAPIFHVNGDDPEAVVRVARLAFEYRQTFNKDVVIDLVCYRRRGHNEGDDPSMTNPLMYAIIDNKRSVRKAYTEELIGRGDITVADAEEQLRDYQGQLEQVFKATRDANTSSSGRRARVVSQEPEPVVETAIDAETVARIGQAHIDLPDGFTPHKRVQQLLDRRAKMAREGNIDWGFGEIIAFGSLLTQGVTVRLSGQDSRRGTFVQRHAAVVDGRTGADFLPVGQLAAGQARFFAHDSLLSEYAAMGFEYGYSVENTEALVLWEAQFGDFANGAQSIADEFISSGEVKWGQQNALTLLLPHGHEGQGPDHTSGRPERWLQLAAEDNIRVANPTTPANHFHLLRRQALSPKRKPLIVFTPKSLLRHKLCVSSVADFTTGTFQTVIGDAGVPDAAAVKRVLFCSGKVYYDLVQARAERKITDTAIVRMEQLYPLPVEELKAELAKYPNAEDFAWVQEEPANQGAWSFIALNLLEHLDGLRLRRISRPSAAAPAVGSAKLHEAEQAALIEASLPRP; this is translated from the coding sequence GTGTCGACCCAGCAAACTTCGCAGGACAATCCCCTGGCGGGCTTCGGCCCCAACGAGTGGATCGTCGAAGAGATGTACCAGCGGTACCTCGCTGATCCCACCAGCGTGGATCCCGCGTGGCACGACTTCTTCGCTGATTACAAGCCGACGGCGGATGCTGGTTCGATCGCGACGCCGGCGGAGGCCACCGCGGCATCCGGTGCGGGCTCCGCGGCGCGCGCGGGCACCGACGCGCCCGCCGCCAAGAAGGACGCGCCGAAGCCGGCCGCGAAGCCGCAGCCGAAGGCGGCCCCGAAGCCGGAGGCCAAGGCCCCGGCGAAGAAGGAGCCGAAGACGGTCACGCCCGGCACCGCGCCGTTGCGCGGCATCGCCGCCAAGATCGTGCAGAACATGGAGGCGTCGCTGGCGGTCCCGACCGCCACCAGCGTCCGCGCGGTCCCGGCGAAGCTGCTGGTGGACAACCGCATCGTGATCAACAACCACCTCGCGCGCGGCCGGGGCGGCAAGGTCAGCTTCACCCACCTGATCGGCTACGCGCTGGTCAAGGCGCTGGCGCTGCACCCGGAGATGAACAACAACTACGTCGAGACCAACGGCAAGCCCACGATCGTCACGCCGGAGCACGTCAACCTCGGCATCGCGATCGATCTGGCCAAGCCGGACGGTTCCCGATCGCTGGTGGTGCCGAGCGTCAAGGGCTGCGAGAACCTCGACTTCCGCGGCTTCTGGCAGGCCTACGAGGAGATCGTCCGCCGCGCCCGCCGCAACGAGCTGACGATGGAGGACCACTCCGGCGCCACCGTCTCGCTGACCAACCCGGGCGGCATCGGCACCGTGCACTCGATGCCGCGGCTGACGGTCGGCCAGGGCGCGATCATCGGTGTCGGCGCGATGGAGTACCCCGCGCCGTACGCCGGAATGTCCGATGAGACCCTCACCGAACTGGGCGTCAGCAAGGTCATCACGCTGACCAGCACCTACGACCACCGGATCATCCAGGGTGCGCAGTCCGGCGAGTTCCTGAAGGTCATGCACGAGCTGCTGCTCGGCGAGCACGGCTTCTACGACGAGATCTTCACCGCCCTGCGCGTGCCGTACGAGCCGGTTCGCTGGGTCCGCGACGTCGCCCGCACGTCCGAGGGCCAGATCGACAAGGCCGCCCGCGTCGTCGAGCTCATCCACGCGTACCGGGTGCGCGGTCACCTGATGGCCGACACCGACCCGCTGGAGTTCGAGATCCGCCGGCACCCGGACCTCGACGTGCTGGAGCACGGCCTCACGCTGTGGGACCTGGACCGCCAGTTCCCGGTCGGCGGCTTCGCGGGCAAGCAGAAGATGAAGCTCCGCGACGTGCTCGGCGTGCTGCGCGACTCGTACTGCCGCCGCGTCGGCATCGAGTACATGCACATCATGGACCCGGAGGAGCGCCGCTGGGTCCAGGAGCGCATCGAGATCAGGTACGAGAAGCCGTCGCCGGAGGAGCAGAAGCACATCCTCAACCGGCTGAACGCGGCCGAGGCGTTCGAGACGTTCCTGCAGACGAAGTTCGTCGGTCAGAAGCGCTTCTCGCTGGAGGGCGGCGAGTCGCTGATCCCGCTGCTCGACGAGATCCTGCAGGCCTCCGCGGAGAACCAGCTGGACGAGGTCGTGATCGGCATGGCGCACCGCGGCCGGCTGAACGTGCTGGCCAACATCGTCGGCAAGCCGTACGAGAAGATCTTCTCCGAGTTCGAGGGCCACCTGGACCCGAAGTCGGCGCACGGCTCCGGCGACGTGAAGTACCACCTGGGCATGACCGGCAAGTTCACCACGCCGGACGGCGAGTTCGGCACCACGGTCAGCGTCACGGCGAACCCGTCGCACCTGGAGGCCGTCGACCCGGTCCTGGAGGGCATCGTCCGCGCCAAGCAGGACCGGCTCAACCTCGGCCTGGAGGGCTACACGGTCCTGCCGCTGATGGTGCACGGCGACGCCGCGTTCGCCGGCCAGGGCGTGGTCGCGGAGACGCTCAACCTCTCCCAGCTGCGCGGTTACCGTACCGGTGGCACCGTGCACGTGGTCGTCAACAACCAGGTCGGCTTCACCACCGCCCCGGAGTACAGCCGGTCCTCGCTCTACAGCACGGACGTGGCCCGGATGATCCAGGCCCCGATCTTCCACGTGAACGGCGACGACCCCGAGGCCGTCGTCCGGGTCGCGCGGCTGGCCTTCGAATACCGCCAGACGTTCAACAAGGACGTGGTGATCGACCTGGTCTGCTACCGGCGCCGCGGTCACAACGAGGGCGACGACCCGTCGATGACCAACCCGCTGATGTACGCGATCATCGACAACAAGCGCAGCGTCCGCAAGGCGTACACCGAGGAGCTGATCGGCCGCGGTGACATCACCGTGGCGGACGCGGAGGAGCAGCTGCGCGACTACCAGGGTCAGCTGGAGCAGGTCTTCAAGGCCACCCGCGACGCGAACACGTCGTCCTCCGGCCGCCGGGCCCGGGTCGTCTCACAGGAGCCCGAGCCGGTGGTCGAGACCGCGATCGACGCGGAGACCGTGGCCCGGATCGGTCAGGCGCACATCGACCTGCCCGACGGCTTCACGCCGCACAAGCGGGTCCAGCAGCTGCTCGACCGGCGCGCCAAGATGGCCCGCGAGGGCAACATCGACTGGGGCTTCGGCGAGATCATCGCGTTCGGCTCGCTGCTCACCCAGGGTGTGACGGTCCGCCTCTCCGGCCAGGACTCGCGCCGCGGCACGTTCGTGCAGCGGCACGCGGCCGTGGTCGACGGGCGCACCGGCGCGGACTTCCTGCCGGTCGGGCAGCTCGCGGCCGGCCAGGCCCGGTTCTTCGCGCACGACTCGCTGCTCTCCGAATACGCCGCGATGGGCTTCGAGTACGGCTACTCGGTGGAGAACACCGAGGCGCTGGTGCTCTGGGAGGCGCAGTTCGGTGACTTCGCGAACGGCGCCCAGTCGATCGCGGACGAGTTCATCTCGTCCGGCGAGGTCAAGTGGGGCCAGCAGAACGCGCTGACGCTGCTGCTGCCGCACGGCCACGAGGGTCAGGGCCCGGACCACACGTCCGGCCGCCCGGAGCGCTGGCTGCAGCTGGCCGCGGAGGACAACATCCGGGTGGCGAACCCGACCACCCCGGCGAACCACTTCCACCTGCTGCGCCGTCAGGCGCTGTCGCCGAAGCGGAAGCCGCTGATCGTCTTCACGCCGAAGTCGCTGCTGCGCCACAAGCTGTGCGTGTCGTCCGTCGCGGACTTCACGACGGGCACGTTCCAGACCGTGATCGGCGACGCCGGCGTCCCCGACGCCGCGGCCGTGAAGCGCGTGCTGTTCTGCAGCGGCAAGGTCTACTACGACCTGGTCCAGGCGCGCGCGGAGCGGAAGATCACCGACACGGCCATCGTCCGGATGGAGCAGCTCTACCCGCTGCCCGTCGAGGAGCTGAAGGCCGAGCTGGCGAAGTACCCGAACGCGGAGGACTTCGCCTGGGTCCAGGAGGAGCCGGCCAACCAGGGCGCGTGGAGCTTCATCGCGCTGAACCTGCTGGAGCACCTCGACGGCCTGCGCCTGCGCCGCATCTCCCGCCCGTCCGCGGCCGCGCCGGCGGTCGGCTCGGCCAAGCTGCACGAGGCCGAGCAGGCCGCGCTCATCGAGGCGTCCCTGCCCCGCCCGTAA
- a CDS encoding DUF6104 family protein: MYFTDRGIEELNERRGQEQVTIEWVAERLRDFVDLNPEFETPVERLATWLARLDDPDDE; this comes from the coding sequence ATGTACTTCACCGATCGCGGCATCGAAGAGCTGAACGAGCGCCGCGGCCAGGAGCAGGTCACCATCGAGTGGGTCGCCGAGCGCCTGCGCGACTTCGTCGACCTCAACCCCGAGTTCGAGACCCCGGTCGAGCGCCTCGCCACCTGGCTCGCCCGCCTGGACGACCCCGACGACGAGTAG
- the pta gene encoding phosphate acetyltransferase: MRLVGRSVYIAGLGPGGGKSTIALGLAELLSRQTPRVGVFRPLVATRGEADPMLALLRERYRIDRPYEELFGTTFAEASAMVAAGHREELISRVVDRYRALERHFDAVVVIGSDFDDNGEPGPGLPREFAFNVRLATEFGSVVIPVVDGRDADADEVASAARGAYHSVQDLGATVLAVIANRVPAGTAAPADQTVPTYVIPEVPTISAPTVAELAEALGAEVLSGDARALDRDVLDLVVGAAHVPVLLDHLTDGCLMITPGDRADLLVAAAAAHAAGEVSVAGLVLTLGERPDARVARLIESLHSGLAVLSVKTDSYHTIAAASRIEAGLNGRNPRKVQAAIGAFESMVDTEELVRRLDVTRSARVTPMMFEYDLIDRARAARKRLVLPEGTEERILRATEILLRRGVADLTLLGDPDEITRKARELGLEIGGAEIANPAASEWAEEFAETYAEIRKHRAMTLELARDVVRDVSYFGTMMVHTGRADGMVSGATHTTAATIRPAFEIIKTVPGVSVASSVFFMLLADRVLVYGDCAVNPDPNAEQLADIALSSAETAARFGIEPRVAMLSYSTGTSGAGADVEKVAAATRIVRERRPDLPVEGPIQYDAAIDPGVAATKLPDSTVAGRATVFVFPDLNTGNNTYKAVQRSANAVAVGPVMQALRRPVNDLSRGATVKDIVNTVAITAIQAAGEAK, from the coding sequence TTGAGGCTCGTGGGGCGAAGCGTCTACATTGCCGGGCTCGGACCCGGCGGCGGAAAGTCAACGATCGCGCTCGGCCTGGCCGAGCTCCTCTCCCGGCAGACGCCGCGGGTCGGCGTGTTCCGGCCGCTCGTGGCGACCCGCGGCGAGGCCGACCCGATGCTCGCGCTGCTGCGTGAGCGGTACCGGATAGACCGGCCGTACGAGGAGCTGTTCGGCACCACGTTCGCGGAGGCCTCGGCGATGGTGGCGGCCGGCCACCGCGAGGAGCTGATCTCCCGCGTGGTGGACCGCTACCGCGCGCTGGAGCGGCACTTCGACGCGGTCGTGGTGATCGGCAGCGACTTCGACGACAACGGCGAGCCGGGACCGGGCCTGCCCCGCGAGTTCGCGTTCAACGTGCGGCTCGCGACCGAGTTCGGCAGCGTGGTGATCCCGGTCGTCGACGGCCGGGACGCGGACGCGGACGAGGTCGCCTCCGCCGCGCGCGGCGCGTACCACAGCGTGCAGGACCTGGGCGCCACCGTGCTCGCGGTGATCGCGAACCGGGTGCCGGCCGGCACCGCCGCGCCGGCGGACCAGACCGTCCCCACCTACGTCATCCCCGAGGTGCCGACCATCTCCGCGCCGACCGTGGCGGAGCTGGCCGAGGCGCTCGGCGCGGAGGTGCTCAGCGGCGACGCGCGGGCGCTCGACCGCGACGTGCTGGACCTGGTGGTCGGCGCGGCCCACGTACCCGTGCTGCTCGATCATTTGACCGACGGCTGCCTGATGATCACTCCTGGGGACCGGGCCGACCTGCTGGTGGCCGCGGCCGCCGCGCACGCGGCCGGTGAGGTGTCGGTGGCCGGCCTGGTGCTGACGCTCGGCGAGCGCCCGGACGCCCGGGTCGCGCGGCTGATCGAGAGCCTGCACAGCGGCCTGGCCGTGCTGTCCGTGAAGACCGACAGCTACCACACGATCGCGGCCGCCAGCCGGATCGAGGCGGGCCTGAACGGCCGCAACCCGCGCAAGGTCCAGGCCGCGATCGGCGCGTTCGAGTCCATGGTGGACACCGAGGAGCTGGTCCGCCGGCTGGACGTCACGCGCAGCGCCCGGGTCACGCCGATGATGTTCGAGTACGACCTGATCGACCGGGCCCGCGCCGCCCGGAAGCGGCTGGTGCTGCCGGAGGGCACGGAGGAGCGCATCCTGCGCGCCACCGAGATCCTGCTACGCCGCGGCGTGGCCGACCTGACGCTGCTCGGCGACCCGGACGAGATCACCCGCAAGGCCCGCGAGCTGGGCCTGGAGATCGGCGGCGCGGAGATCGCGAACCCCGCGGCCAGCGAGTGGGCCGAGGAGTTCGCCGAGACGTACGCGGAGATCCGCAAGCACCGCGCGATGACGCTGGAGCTGGCCCGCGACGTGGTCCGGGACGTCAGCTACTTCGGCACGATGATGGTGCACACCGGGCGCGCGGACGGCATGGTCTCCGGCGCCACGCACACCACCGCGGCCACGATCCGCCCGGCCTTCGAGATCATCAAGACCGTGCCCGGCGTCTCCGTGGCGTCCAGCGTCTTCTTCATGCTGCTGGCCGACCGGGTGCTGGTCTACGGCGACTGCGCGGTCAACCCGGACCCGAACGCGGAGCAGCTCGCCGACATCGCGCTCTCCTCCGCGGAGACCGCGGCCCGGTTCGGCATCGAGCCGCGCGTGGCGATGCTCTCCTACTCGACCGGCACCTCCGGCGCGGGCGCGGACGTGGAGAAGGTCGCGGCCGCCACCCGGATCGTCCGCGAACGCCGCCCGGACCTGCCGGTCGAGGGCCCGATCCAGTACGACGCCGCGATCGACCCGGGCGTGGCCGCGACGAAGCTGCCGGACAGCACGGTCGCGGGCAGGGCCACGGTGTTCGTCTTCCCGGACCTGAACACCGGCAACAACACGTACAAGGCGGTGCAGCGCTCGGCGAACGCGGTCGCGGTCGGCCCGGTCATGCAGGCGCTGCGCCGGCCGGTGAACGATCTCTCCCGGGGCGCCACCGTCAAGGACATCGTCAACACGGTCGCGATCACCGCGATCCAGGCCGCCGGAGAAGCGAAGTGA
- a CDS encoding acetate kinase has protein sequence MTRVLVLNTGSSSLKYRLFDGTDTVAKGLVEEVTDHQAALRDVLSELDLRNLDAVGHRVVHGGPDFTEPTLIDDDVVRTIERLIPLAPLHNPANLAGIETARKLLPDVPQVAVFDTAFHSTLPPEAATYAIDAETARKNRVRRYGFHGTSHAYVSRRTAALLGRENRHTNVITLHLGNGASAAAVEGGRSVATSMGLSPLEGLVMGTRSGSLDPAIIFHLHRVGGMSLDEIDDLLNKRSGMRGLAGVSDMREVESRRAGGDEAAALAFGVYTRRIKELVGAYYAVLGRVDAITFTAGVGENSATVRAAALAGLSALGIEVDADRNAAPERGERIVSTEASRVVVCVVPTDEELEIATQARAVLGD, from the coding sequence GTGACACGCGTACTGGTGCTCAACACCGGGTCGTCCTCCCTGAAGTACCGCCTCTTCGACGGCACGGACACGGTCGCGAAAGGACTGGTGGAGGAGGTCACCGATCATCAGGCTGCGCTGCGGGACGTGCTCAGCGAACTCGATCTGCGGAATCTCGACGCGGTCGGCCACCGGGTCGTGCACGGCGGCCCGGACTTCACCGAGCCCACGCTGATCGACGACGACGTGGTGCGCACGATCGAGCGGCTGATCCCGCTGGCGCCGCTGCACAACCCGGCGAACCTCGCGGGCATCGAGACCGCGCGCAAGCTGCTGCCGGACGTACCCCAGGTCGCGGTCTTCGACACCGCGTTCCACAGCACGCTGCCGCCGGAGGCCGCCACCTACGCGATCGACGCGGAGACAGCGCGGAAGAACCGTGTCCGCCGGTACGGCTTCCACGGCACCTCGCACGCGTACGTCTCCCGCCGCACGGCCGCGCTTCTGGGCAGGGAGAACCGGCACACCAACGTGATCACACTGCACCTCGGCAACGGCGCCAGCGCGGCCGCGGTCGAGGGCGGCCGCAGCGTCGCCACCTCGATGGGACTGTCCCCGCTGGAGGGCCTGGTGATGGGCACGCGCAGCGGCAGCCTGGACCCCGCGATCATCTTCCACCTGCACCGGGTCGGAGGCATGTCGCTGGACGAGATCGACGACCTGCTGAACAAGCGGAGCGGCATGCGCGGCCTGGCCGGCGTCAGCGACATGCGGGAGGTCGAGTCGCGCCGGGCGGGCGGCGACGAGGCGGCCGCGCTCGCGTTCGGCGTCTACACCCGGCGGATCAAGGAGCTGGTCGGCGCGTATTACGCGGTGCTGGGCCGGGTGGACGCGATCACGTTCACCGCGGGCGTCGGCGAGAACTCGGCGACGGTGCGCGCGGCCGCGCTGGCCGGGCTGTCCGCGCTCGGCATCGAGGTGGACGCGGACCGGAACGCCGCGCCGGAGCGCGGCGAACGGATCGTCTCCACCGAGGCGTCGCGGGTGGTGGTGTGCGTCGTGCCGACCGACGAGGAACTCGAGATCGCCACGCAGGCCCGCGCCGTTCTCGGCGACTGA
- a CDS encoding alpha/beta hydrolase family protein: MRGARVLLTATLLIALAACQAAQAAAPEALSRAAGVAPVTPYPVGVRTLDLARGPDRPLPTTVWYPADGRKGEQRIRPDARPAAGRFPIVLFSHGLKGSPQHFTALLTRWAAAGFVVAAPAYPFTHARTANFQRWDVRNQPGDAELVIGDLVRRDTLRGDMFKGRLDVDHIAAAGHSAGGFTSAGLFTEGHDPRLRAGIVIAGGGLPGTFAGPEAALLFVHGGADPVVAPYVARAAYDRVPWPKAFVTLAGQGHGEYLTPGNRGFSEANDTMTDFLRWTLYGDRNARTRLPVDATLPGVSTITGKI; this comes from the coding sequence ATGCGGGGCGCGCGTGTGCTGCTCACCGCCACCCTGCTGATCGCGCTCGCCGCATGCCAGGCCGCGCAGGCCGCCGCACCGGAGGCGCTCAGCCGGGCCGCGGGCGTGGCACCCGTCACACCGTACCCCGTGGGTGTCCGCACGCTGGATCTGGCACGCGGCCCGGACCGCCCGCTGCCCACCACGGTGTGGTACCCGGCGGACGGCCGCAAGGGCGAGCAGCGCATCCGCCCCGACGCCCGCCCCGCCGCCGGCCGCTTCCCGATCGTGCTGTTCAGCCACGGGCTCAAGGGCTCGCCACAACACTTCACCGCGCTGCTCACCCGCTGGGCCGCCGCCGGCTTCGTGGTCGCCGCCCCGGCGTACCCGTTCACCCACGCCCGCACCGCGAACTTCCAGCGGTGGGACGTCCGCAACCAGCCCGGTGACGCGGAACTGGTGATCGGGGACCTGGTCCGGCGCGACACGCTGCGCGGCGACATGTTCAAGGGCCGCCTCGACGTCGACCACATCGCCGCCGCCGGCCACTCCGCCGGCGGCTTCACCAGCGCCGGCCTGTTCACCGAGGGCCACGACCCACGCCTGCGCGCCGGCATCGTGATCGCCGGCGGCGGCCTCCCCGGCACGTTCGCCGGCCCCGAGGCCGCCCTGCTCTTCGTGCACGGCGGTGCCGACCCGGTCGTCGCCCCCTACGTCGCGCGCGCCGCCTACGACCGCGTCCCGTGGCCCAAGGCCTTCGTCACGCTCGCCGGCCAGGGCCACGGCGAATACCTCACGCCCGGCAACCGCGGCTTCTCCGAGGCCAACGACACGATGACCGACTTCCTCCGCTGGACCCTCTACGGCGACCGAAACGCCCGCACCCGCCTCCCGGTCGACGCCACCCTCCCCGGCGTCTCCACCATCACCGGCAAGATCTGA